The nucleotide window ATTGGTTGGTCTCATTGTCTCCCGATacttgaatgaatgaatgaaaggaAAGGGCGGTTTCTTCTTTTGAATTGTTTTACCACGAGGAGATACGCGATGCATTTACGCGCGACCTCTCTCAAATGATATGACATTTAAGATCCATATTTTTCATCTTTTAAAAATAATCCTTGATAacggaaaaaaaatatttttataaatatataaatggatgatttttgtgaattttttttttttttctgtgctcgtattttttatttttcccgTATAGTACCTTTATTTTCTATAATTTCATAaatattctttctttctctgtcgcTTTCATCCAACCAATATCACCTGCTCTTCCCTACGCATCACCATTAATGCTTCAATGCGATGCCCATTGCGTTTGTCGCCTTAGTCCTATTCCTCATTAGTTGTGTTCGTTGCTTTAAGGCCCCCTTCCCCACTTGTTGTGCAATGCGAGACATTATTGTCTTTGGGTAGCACCCTTCCTTCTTTGTTGCATCTATCATCTCTGCCCCTTGCCTATCACTATGAGGCCCTCACCCTTCCTCGAGACGCAATACTCTGTCGACTTCAACAATCGAGTATTGCGTCTCGAGGAAGGGTGAGGATCATCTTTATCAACGATGACAAATCCattctttctttattttctagggtgaaaataataagcaaaaaagaaaacAGGAATGTCTAACATAATGGGTGAGGAAGGAAAGAGAAATTACGAGATTATAAAAATAATGAGAACTAtattgaaaaaagaaaaacaagatacaccttatgggaaaaaaaaaatattttcaaaaaaatcattctatataaataaatgatgataaattttaaaTAAGTCTTCTATTGGATACTTAAAATGACAAGTAAGAAAGACAAGAAGAATACATAGTTTAAGCGTCTTGGATTCTTCTATTTTTCCACTGTGACTAATTAGAAAGTAATAATCTAACATAGGATTCACTGATCTCCATCAGTGGTCCTTCACCTACGCCATGATTCTTGCCACCTTAACATAAATTATTGCCATCTTTTGGACTTTACTAATAAGTTCATTTCAGATCCAAATCTTCGGATCCAAGAAAGACTTTCATGATTTATCataagattttgaatttaaatcttattttcatcatttttttataaataaataaataaataaaattattcacTAAAGGAATAAAGAAACTAACAAACAATGGTTGAAATAAGCTAATTAATGTTCTATTTTCCTGCTAAAACTAAGAAAATATTTATACATCTCCAGTGGAAAAAAAGTTGttgtttttttatattcttctttttttttggctTTTTTGGGTGGGGGGGCCCGCGTTGGAGAGGAGGGGATTGCATCAACGGAGGAGTAACGAGGGACGGCGCGGCGCCGTGGTGCTCCGCCGCTCGCAGACAGCCTTCTGACGGCGCATCTCCACGATGCGGCGGTGGGAGTTGGAGTGGATGGCGGCGGAAAAGGTGGGGCTGCTCGCCGGCCGGTACTCTGGGACCAGACGACCGGATTTGAACCTCACGCCGCACGCGTTGCAGAGCGTCTTCGGCCCTTCCGGCCCCGCCCGCCACTGCGGCGTCTCCTCCGCCTGGCAGTGCCTGCACCGCCGCCGCTCTAGGGTGCACACCCTCTTCGCTCCGGCCATGGCGGCTGGCTTCGGGGGGAAGCAGGTTGGCACCCTCCGTCCCCGCCTCCGTGTTTTGCTCCTCGGACGCACCGGCGCGGAGAACGAAGCCGCGGCCGCCAGGACCGAAACAGGGCTCGGCCGCTCCCCCACCGCGCACATTGCGGCCCCGGCCTCGATTCCGCTccctccgccgccgctgccgccgccgctgcggGAGGGGGCGGGAATCTCGAACGACGTCTCCAGCGCCGGAAACGCGTCCTTGTTCGCGAGCCACTCgagctcctcttcctcctcgtctcctcCATCTCCTCCCTCCGTCGGCAGCCCCTACAAAAGCCCCACATTAGGAACAATAAAAAGAAAGGATTTTGATCATTTTTCTAAGCCAAAAACAGGATTTTGACGAGGTTGGAAAGGAACCGGAAGGCCATCTCCGGACGGGTCGAATAATTCCTGGAAGAGGAGGGCGTGGAGCTGCAACTCCCCTGCGGCAGCTGTGGCGGCCGAGGATGACGCCGCCTCAAGTGGCGGATGGTAAGGGTCGGATGTGAAGTCCATAAACAGGAGTTCGTCGGCAAAGCACGCCTCCGCTGCGGTCTCCTCCTCCAATGGCTCGGTCATCGCCTTCTCTGAGAGCGCCATGGCTGTATGCTTCACTTACCCCGTCAAAGAAGTGGAGAGAGATGAGAGGATAAAGAGCAACAAGTTTCCAACGAGAGAAGCCGATAGGAAGATTCCAATCTCGGCGTTGATTACAATGTCCTTaagatggatactgatatggcaaaaaatggcggaCGTCACTCCTGGCAatgtcccccgcacgtggacaggcgcggcgccccaggaagAGCAATAAGGGTGACGAtctgcgtccggacgtcagcctcgctgagcccacagcccccttcagttgacccagcacagtaggacgagacaaaagtaggtagcggttggagctcgcccataccctgcgattccccggtcccctacgcaacatcctcggcgatgtcggacgctaTCGGAGGTACGGCCCCGACTGACGGGATGGTGCGCCCGGTAATGCCGAGTCCCCCTATAAACACCCCCGAGCCAGAAGGAGAAGAGGGACTGGCTCCTGAAAGGAAAACGACCTCCACGTCActctctaacttgatcatcggaggggtcgggtggagcatcccgacccgacctttgtgcaggtaccgagCCGAGGCCCCCGTCCGGATACGCAGCATCCCCGCCCGGAGGAAGTCGCAGCGTCGCCCCGAGGCCGAGGCCGCGCCCGACCGCCTTGGCAGAGACgagcaacgccccagggagatcctcgccattcggacccccgaacgagccgagacgaccccccgggtcacggctaagaaaaaggtgtttaccctaacataatggcgctagaaggagggccggtccgaatgtcaagcgatcaacaGGCTCACTTCGACGAACCCCCAGCCGTCAGGTCGCACACGACCGACGCAACGGATGAGCATCCCCAACAGGAGGGGGttcgggacgagcgccccgcTGCGATCTCGAAGCGCTATTGGCGATCGTTCAACGACCCTGGTCTGTCGCCGCCCATCGCCAATCCCGGTGGCCCGTCCCCCGTGCCgcctgaagccttctacgacCTCACACACCAGGTCCAAGCTCTTACGGGAGTGATGCAGACCATCATTCCGCTGGTCTCTCCTCCAACGTCTTCGCACTCAACCCTGCCTCCACCACGGCAACGGTCCGCCGCCCAGAACCCCGCACTGCTTCCCGAGTCTCTCGCTTCGCCTCCGGGCCAATCGACCCAACCCGggagccgaggagcggaggaCCCAGCGACGCACCCGACGCCCGTAGCCCCACTTTCAGACTCGGCGGAGGGCCTGTGGGCCCAGCTACGCCTCGTAGGCCGCCGACTGGACGAGGTGCAGCGTGAGGTTCGCCGGACCAGGGGAGACCCGGGGGCCGAGCAACACCAGGGGTCCCCTTTcacccccgagattcaagagcatgcgatcccgccgcattttcggctcccTTCATTAGACGCCTACGATGGCGCCACCGACCCGGCTGACCACGTAGCCGCTTTCCGCGCCCAGATGGCACTGTATGGGATgtccgacgccctgatgtgcagggtcTTCCCGACAACCCTGCGAGGCCCAGCCCGGGCGTGGTACAACAATCTGAAGACCGCGTCCATCGCCTCTTTCAACCAGTTGgccaaggatttcgaacttaactTTCTGGCTCACGCCAAGCCGAGGCCGTCGGTGGcaatgctcctcgggctcaaccagagggaggacgagcccctttctcacttcGTGGACCGCTTCACCATACAAATTCGCGGGCTGActgatgctcacccctctttgatgatgcaggcattcatgatgggcctgcggcctacccgattcttttggtctctggtggagcgaccccccacttcgGTACCCGAAATGTTACAACGCGCAAACCAGTTCGTCGCTGCTGAAGCATGGATGGTTGGAAGGCGCGACGAGCGCAAGAGGGTTAAGCCAGAGCAGCCCCGGCAGCAACAGCCCGCTACCTCCCGGCGTAGGGCTGGCGGACTCGACGATGCGGTACCCAGGTCCCCTCCCCCAGGCCTGAACTCCTCCCGGaccgaaatatttctccacatcaAGGAGAAAGGTCTTCTCAAAGATTCTCACCCGATGAATAGCCCGCGCGAACTCGCGGACCGCTCTAAATACTGCCGTTTTCATcgacagcccggtcacgacaccgaggagtgtcgagaattaaaaaggcaaattgaggagctcatccgccgagggcacCTCGGCTCATACCTCCGACCAGAAAAGGAGTTCTCGCCACGCCCGGAGGGACCCATCGAGCGgcacatagatgtcataaccggcgggcCAGCGTCCGGAGGGAACTCCATGGCGGGCGGAAAGGCCTACGCCAGGGCCTCCCGAGCCGAAGCTTCCAAACATGAAAAAGgccccgaagtcaccttcccgaccgggggACCCGTGCCAGCCGAACATGATGACGCACtggtgatatcagccagaatcgccaacgcgcaagtaagaaggatcatggtcgacattggaagctcggccgatatactttattgggacgctttccaaaagctcggcctggtgaaggagaacatgaagccggtatgctcaacgctcacggggttcaccggcgcctcaatctcgtcactaggggtTATCACCCTACCCCTAACTTTGGGAGTTTCCCCGAGGACAAAGACAGTGATGACCTCCTTTCtagtggtcgacctccccacggcatacaacgccatcctcggacggccaaccctcaacaagatccgagccgtcatctcaacttacaaccaaaccatcaagttcccgacccacgatggGGTCGGAGAAGTAGCAgggaactcctgggagtccaggcgTTGCTACTTAACCGCCGTATCACTAAACAAGAGAGCGAGGATCCAGTCCCCGCTGGAGgacccccgggagggaaaaaaaccGACCCCCCGCCCCGAGCCGAAGGAATCCACCATCGACTTACCACTGATCAAAGGCAGGCCCGACCAAACAGTCAAGATCGGGTTAGGACTGCCCGAACAGGAGCAAcagcagctcgtcggccttctgcaagccaacgccgacatcttcgcttggacgccaTCTGACCTGGTAggagtccacccggaagtcgcgCAACACCACCTAAACATCTCGCCCGATGCCCGTCCGGTGAAACAAAGGCCCAGGCGACAGGCCCCAGATCGGCAACTTGCCATCCGAGAAGAGGTAAGCCGACTTCTGgcggccggtttcatagaagaggccTGGTACCCACAAtggctctccaatgtagtccttgtcaaaaagcctaatggaagctggcggatgtgcattgactacaccagtctcaacaatgcttgcccaaaagattgctaccccctaccgaagatcgaccagctagtcgacgccacggccggccacgcccgtctctcgtttatggatgccttctccgggtacaaccaaatcaagatggcacccgaagaccaagaacaCACAGCTTTCCTCACCGAGCAggggatatatttttacaaagtcatgccgttcgggttgaaaaatgccgGGGCCACCTACCAAAGGACGGTGAAcaggatgttcgcccaccagattggacgaaacatggaggtatatgttgacgacatgatcgtgaaaagccaaACAGCCGAAGCTCATCCTTCCGACCTGGCTGAAACATTCGACACCCTGCGAAGGTTCGGCCTACGCCTCAACCCTGCCAAGTGCGCCTTTGGCGTAACCTCGGGAAAATTCCTTGGATTCATCATACAcgagagagggattgacgccaacccggaaaaggtccagGCTGTCATAGACATGCAGCCCCctcggacgatcagagacctgcaACGCCTTAACGGGAGGTTAGTAGCCCTATCACGCTTCCtttcccgatcgggagatcgctgcctccccttcttcaaggcCTTGAAGGATCCAAAAAACTTCCAATGGACGGCGGAATGTGAAAGGgccttcgagcagatgaagcaacacctggccaacctcccccgactcgTGTCAGTCTCCCCAGGGGAGAAGTTGAGCCTCTACCTCGCCGCCTCTCAGCACGCGGTCAGCTCGGTTCTGGTCAAGGAAAACTCCGGCGACCAACTgccggtctactatgtcagccacatgcTAAGCGGACCAGAGGGACGCTACCCGCCAATCGAAAAGCTGGCACTGGCGCTCGTCCTGTCAGCGCGAAGGCTCCGCCCTtacttccaggcccacccgatagaggtaataacTGACCGGCCGCTTCGGCTCGTTCTGTCTAAATTCGACGTTGCAGGGCgcctcctcaaatgggcagtggagctcggcgagcatgacatACAGTACACGCCTCGGACCACCAttaaagcccagtccgtggcagACTTTATCGCGGAGCTGACCCCGAGTACAGGCGAAGAACTCGAGCCACCGCGTGACACGTGGACTCTCCACGTAGACGGGTCGGCCAACGCAAAGGGCGCCGGCGCAGGGCTGGTGCTGGTGACACCTGACGGCCGCTCGATTGAGCGCTCCTTCCGTTTCGGGTTCAGGGCTACCAACAACGAAGCAGAATACGAGGCTCTCCTGGCAGGGCTCCGATTGGCGCTGGAGATGCgggtgaccgacatacgcgtAATCACCGACTCACAActggtggctaggcagctcgacgGCGAATACGAAGCCCGGGACTCGACCATGGCGAAATACTTGGCACAGGTAAAAAACCTTGCCACCAAGTTCGTCCATTTTGGATtgtcgaatgttcccaggagcgagaaccagcgagccgacaccctgGCAAAACTGGCGTCCGGCTCGGCCCC belongs to Musa acuminata AAA Group cultivar baxijiao chromosome BXJ1-11, Cavendish_Baxijiao_AAA, whole genome shotgun sequence and includes:
- the LOC135596632 gene encoding GATA transcription factor 1-like: MALSEKAMTEPLEEETAAEACFADELLFMDFTSDPYHPPLEAASSSAATAAAGELQLHALLFQELFDPSGDGLPGLPTEGGDGGDEEEEELEWLANKDAFPALETSFEIPAPSRSGGGSGGGGSGIEAGAAMCAVGERPSPVSVLAAAASFSAPVRPRSKTRRRGRRVPTCFPPKPAAMAGAKRVCTLERRRCRHCQAEETPQWRAGPEGPKTLCNACGVRFKSGRLVPEYRPASSPTFSAAIHSNSHRRIVEMRRQKAVCERRSTTAPRRPSLLLR